A region of the Arsenicicoccus dermatophilus genome:
AGCGTCATGACCACGGTGAACAGACCGGCGACGGCGCCGGCGGAGATGAGCGTGGCGGCCCAGGACTGCCCGACGGACTCGAAGGCCGAGGCGAGCGCGGCCTTGGGGTTGATCTGGTCGTAGTGGACCATGCCGGTGATGACCAGGGAGACGGCGATGTAGAGGATGGTGCAGATGATCAGCGAGCCGATGATGCCGATGGGCAGGTCGCGCTGCGGGTTGCGGGCCTCCTCCGCGGTGGTCGCGACCACGTCGAAGCCGATGTAGGCGAAGAACACCAGCGAGGCGCCGGCCAGGATGCCGCCCCAGCCGTAGGTCGTCGGGTTGAGACCGAAGAGCAGCTGCACGAGCGGGGCCTTCAGGGTGCCGGACGTGGCCTCGGTGGCGTGGGCCGGCGGGATGAAGGGGGAGTAGTTGGCGGTGTTGATGAAGCGCAGGCCCATCACGATCACGAACATGACGATGAACAGCTTGATCGCCACGAAGACCAGGTTGACCCGCATGGACTCCTTGATGCCGTAGGCGATCAGCGCGGTGATCACCATGATCAGCAGGAAGGCCGCCAGGTCGAAGGTCGCCCCGGGGGCCACGGACTCGGGGAAGGTGATGCCGATGTGCTTGAGGAAGGTCACGAAGTACTGCGACCACCCCTGGGCGACGACGGAGGCGCCCAGCATCATCTCCAGGAGCAGGTCCCAGCCGATGATCCACGCGACGATCTCGCCGAGCGTGGCGTAGGAGAAGGTGTAGGCCGAGCCGGACACCGGAACGGTGGAGGCGAACTCGGCGTAGCACAGGGCCGCGAGGCCGCAGGCGAGGGCAGCGACCGCGAAGGAGATCACGATGGCCGGCCCGGCATAGTTCGCCGCGGCGCGGCCGGTGAGGGTGAAGATGCCGGCGCCGATGATCACGCCGATGCCGAAGACCGTGAGGTCCAGGGCCGTGAGGTTCTTCTTGAGGAGGTACTCCTCCTCGGTCGTCTCGGCGATGGACGCCTCGATCGACTTGGTGCGGAACAGGCTCATCCGGTCTCCTTGTGGGGTGTGCGGCGCGGCATCGAGTCGCAGACCATGTCCGAACGCATGGACATGCGGCCGACAGCGTGCCCTACCAGGGGTTTGCTGGGAACCCCCTTCCCCCCGATGAAGCCGCACCGTGACCAGATCGTGCGGAGAGTGTCCGTATGCCGGGACTGCGTGCTCTGTCCGTCATCGCGGCCGCGCAGGCCGCCGGTCCCCGCGCGACTTTCGGACGGTCCGGTCCAGCCGTCATGATGAGGTCATGCACATCCCCGACGGTTTCCTGGACCTGACCACGAGCGCAGGCGCCGCGGTGGTCGCAGCCGGCGCCGTCGGGGTGTCCCTGCGCCGGGCCCGCACCGAGCTCGGGGAGACCGGGCCTGCTCTGGCCGGCCTGGTGGCGTGCTTCGTCTTCGCGGTGCAGATGGTGAACTTCCCGGTCGGGGCCGGCACCAGCGGTCACCTGCTCGGCGGCGCGCTGGCTGCCACCCTCGTCGGTCCCTGGACCGCCACCCTCGTCATGACCGCCGTGCTGCTCGTGCAGGGGCTCGTCTTCGCCGACGGCGGGCTGACCGCTCTGGGCGCCAACATCACCGACATGGGGGTCGTCGGCGTCCTCGTCGGCTACCTCGCGGTCCGGGGCGCCCTCGCCGTGCTGCCGCGCCGCCCCTCCTGCGTGGTGCCGGCCGCAGCCGTCGGGGGATTCCTGTCCGTCCCGGCGGCGGCCCTCGCCTTCACCCTCCTGTACGCCGTCGGGGGGACGGCGCCCGTCCCGCTCGACGCGCTCGCCACGGCCATGCTCGGCTGGCACGTCGTCATCGGCATCGGGGAGGCCGTGATCACCGCCGCCGTCGTCGGGGCCGTGGTGGCGTCTCGCCCGGACCTGATCCACGCGGCCCGGCACCTGGCCCCCGAGCTCGTGCTCGTGGACGCCGACGGCACCCGCCACGTCGTCGGCGCAGACGGCCACGCCGGGGCCACCGCGGCCCGACCCCGGCTCGGCGCCCGGACCGCCGCCGCGCTGCTCGGTGCCAGCCTGGTCGTCGGCGGCGGGCTCAGCCTGCTGGCCAGCAGCCACCCCGACGGGCTGGAGTACGTCGGCGAGCGGCTGGGCTTCGGGGCCCGGGCGCACGAGTCGGCCGTGGCCTCCTCCCCGCTCGCGGACTATGCCCTCGCCTGGCTCCCCGGCAGCGTCTGGGCCACGGTCCTGGCCGGCGTGATCGGGGTGCTGCTCACCCTCGTCGTCGGCCTGGGTCTCGCCCGGCTCGCCCGGCTCGCCGGGCGGACCGGTGCCGATGCGTGAGGACGCCGACGCGACGGCGACCTCGCTCGCGGCGTCTCCCGGCGCTCCGGCGTCCGGCGGGCTGACCGCCGCGGGGCTGCCGTCCGGTCTGCGTCGTCTCGACCCGGAGCCCGTCCACCTGGACCTGAGCGGGCACGGCCACGCCCACGGCGGGGGTGCGCCGGAGGAGGGGCTCGTCATCCCCGGCGACTCCGTCGTGCACCGGCTCCCCGCGCAGGTCAAGGTCGTCGCCCTGGTGGCGCTCGCCATGGTCGTGGTCGCCACGCCTGCGGGCGGCTGGCCGGTCCTCGCGGCCGACGCGCTGCTGCTCGCCGGCGTCGTCGCCCTGGCCCGGTTGCCGTGGGGGCACGTCCTGCGCAGGCTCCTCGTCGAGGCGCCCTTCGTGGCGTTCGCCCTCGTGACGCCCCTCGTGGCGACCGGTCCCCGCGTGGACGTGCTGGGCCTGTCGCTGTCCCGCGCCGGCCTGCTGGCAGGCGGCACCCTGCTGGCCAAGGCCACCCTGGGGGTCCTCGCCGCCGTGGTCCTCGCCTCCACCACCTCGCCCCGCGAGATCGTCGCAGGGCTGGACCGGCTGCGGCTGCCCGCGACCTTCGTGGCGATCCTGTCGTTCATGGTGCGCTACCTCGCGGTGGTCACCGGCGACCTGCACCGGATGCGGGTGGCCCGCGAGTCCCGGGGCTACGTGGGCGGCCGGGCCGGGCACCTCGTCGCCGTGGCCGGGGGAGCGGGAGCGCTGTTCGTGCGGTCCTACGAGCGCGGCGAGCGGGTCCACCAGGCCATGCTCGCCCGCGGCTACACCGGACGGCTGCCCTCCGCCTCCTCCGCCCGCGTCGCCACCGCGGGAGAGTGGCTCCACGGGCTGGCCCTCCCCGCAGCCGCCGCCATACCCCTGCTGACCTGGACGGTGCTCCGATGACCCCACCCGCCCTGGCGGTCTCCCGCCTCGCGTTCGCCTATCCCGACGGACGGCAGGTGCTGTACGGCGTCGACCTCACCGTCGGCGCAGGCGAGCGCGTCGCCCTGCTCGGCCCCAACGGCGCGGGCAAGACCACCTTGCTGCTGCACCTCAACGGCACCCTCGGCTCGGTGAGCGGTGGCGTCGGCACCGGCACGATCCACGTCGCGGGCACCCTCCTGGAGCGCGGCACCCTCGTCGAGGTTCGCCGACGGGTGGGTGTGGTCTTCCAGGACCCGGACGACCAGCTCTTCATGCCGACGGTCGGCGACGACGTGGCCTTCGGCCCGCACCAGCTGGGGCTGCGCGGGGCGGAGCTCGACGAGCGGGTGCAGCGGGCGCTGCGACAGGTCGGTATGACGGACGTCGTCGACCGCCCCCCGCACCACCTGTCCTTCGGCCAGCGCCGCCGTGTGGCCGTCGCCACCGTCCTTGCCACGGAGCCCGACGTCCTCGTCCTCGACGAGCCGAGCTCCAACCTGGACCCGGCCAGTCGACGCGAGCTGGCGGAGATCCTCACCGGGCTGGACGTCGCGCTGCTGATGGTCACCCACGACCTGCCCTATGCCCTGCAGCTGTGCCCCCGCTCGGTGCTGCTCGACGAGGGCCGGATCGTCGCCGACGGGCCTACCCGCGAGGTCCTCGCCGACGAGGAGCTGCTCCACGCCCACCGGCTCGAGCTGCCGTACGGCTTCGACCCGCTGTCGGTGCCGGGCGCTCGCGTCAGGTGAGCGGGTCGTCGCCGCTGCGATAGATCGTCGTACCGGTGTCGCGGTCGTGCGGGACCTGCTCGACGCCCGGGGTCGGCGGAAGCTCCACGGGGACCGGGTGCTCGGCGGTGCGCGCCTCCAGGGAGTCGACGGGGGTGGCCCGCACCTCGTCGTACCGCTGGGCGAACCGCTCCCAGCCGGACAGCAGGTCCCGCGCCTCCGCGTCGCGGGCCGCCACCACGGGGTCGACGACCGGCAGGTCGGCCGTGTCGTGCCCGTTGCGGGGAGCGCGCGGGCGGCGGGGGACCGACACGAAGCGACCGCTCATCGGGCCCGGCTCGACGAGGTAGGCACTCTGCCGGTCGTCGACGCCGTCCCCGTCCTCGTCCACCCATTCCTGGCGGCCCTGCGGGTCGGCCACGGCCACGCGCGCGTCGTCCACCCCGAAGATCTGGGCGCACAGCGCGCGGTAGTTGTCGTCGGGGTTGGGGACGAAGGGGATCGTCGACAGCGCCTGCTGGGTGCCCGCGGACTCCATGACGAAGGTGCCCCAGCCGAGGATCCGCCCGGGTATCGACCGGTGGTAGGACATGTCGGTGACCTTGCTCAGCGGCATCATCGCGACCTTGCGGACGAAGAAGCCGTGCGTGCGCATGATCCGCTTGTCCGTGGCGATGATCCACTGCTGGCGGTAGTCGAAGACGAGCACCGCGGCCCGGGCGACCGCCGCGAACCACACCCACCACAGGATGTCGACCAGGGCCGAGGCCGACCCCGTGACGTTGACGTCCACCGCCACCACGGCGGCGAGGATCGCCAGCGCCGTGGCCACCGGCTCGGAGACGACGACCGGGTGCTGGTGGATCGCCATCACCAGCTTCTCGCCCTCCAGGACGTACTTCTTCTGGACGGACGCCGGCAGGGACGGATCGTCGGTGACGGTCACCACTTCCGCCCCCGGGTCAGTGCCGCAGCAGCGCGTCGAAGAAGCGACCGAGGGACTCGACCGCCTGGACCAGGATGTCCCAGACCGTCTTGACGATCTCCGCGGCCCGGTCGGGCGAGACGATGATCGCGTAGACGAGGAACGCCACCAGGATCCACATCAGGACCTTCTTGGCCTTCGGGTTCACGTGCAGGGCTCCTTGCTGGAGGGGTCGCCTGAGGCATGGCTCGGCGTCAGTCAATCAGCGAGTTGTGCTGTGCGGCGTGTCGGCTCGCCGCGAGTCCGGGTCGAGTTTGGGTAACGCCAGGCCACGCGGGGGTCACGGGTCCAGGGTCTTCGCGTCAGGCCGGCCACGTCACGCCCGGACCCGGCGGCGCCGGACCGTGTCGGCCGGGTCGGACCCGGCTGTCGCCGACTCCGACACGCCGGGCTCAGACCACGCCGTAGAGGCGGTCGCCCGCGTCGCCCAGGCCCGGCACGATGTAGCCGCGCTCGTCCAGGCGCTCGTCGACGCTGCCCACCACGAGGGTCACCGGGATGCCGATGTCCTTGACCGCTTCCTGGACGTTCTGGATGCCCTCGGGGGCCGCGAGCAGGCACACGGCGGTGATGTCGTCCGCGCCCAGGTCGCGCAGGAACTCGAAGGCCATCACCAGCGTGTGACCGGTGGCGAGCATCGGGTCGACGACGAAGACCTGTCGGCCCCGCAGCGTCTCGGGCAGGCGGTTGGCGTAGGCGCTGACCTCGAGGGTTTCCTCGTCGCGCACCATGCCGAGGAAGCCCACCTCGGCGGACGGCAGCAACCGGACCATGCCCTCGAGCATCCCGAGCCCGGCGCGCAGGATCGGCACGATCACCGGCTTGGGGTTGGCGAGCTTGACGCCGGTGGTCTCGGCGACCGGCGTGCGGATCGGGAAGGGCTCGGTGCGCACCTCTCGCGTCGCCTCGTAGGCCAGCAGCGTCACGAGCTCCTCGGCCAGCCGCCGGAAGGTCGGGCTGTCCGTGCGCTCGTCACGCAGGTAGGTCAGCTTGTGCTTGATGAGCGGGTGGTCTGCCACGTGAACCTGCATGAGGCAAAGTTATCCCGTGACCAGCCCTCCTCCGTCGACCGGCCTGCCGCAGGACGGCTTCCCCGTCGACGAGCGGTGGGAGGCGTGGATGGGCCACGCGCTGGAGCTGGCCCGGTCCTGCGGGGCCGACGTCCCCGTCGGCGCCTGCGTGTATGCCGAGACCGGATCCTTGCTCGGCACGGGTCTGAACGAGCGCGAGCGCCGGGGCGACCCGACGGCGCACGCGGAGGTGGAGGCCCTGCGGGCGGCCGCAGCGGCGGTCGGGACCTGGCGGTTGGCCGGCTGCACCCTCGTGGTCACCCTCGAGCCGTGCGTCATGTGTGCCGGGGCCCTCGTGGCTGCCCGCGTCGCCCGCGTCGTCTGGGGGGCCTACGACGCGAAGGCCGGGGCCGTCGGCTCGGTGTGGGACGTGGTGCGCGACCGGCGGGCGCTGCACCAGGTCGTGGCCGTGGGCGGGGTGCGCGAGGCCGAGTGCTCGCGTCTGCTCTCGGATTTCTTCGGGTCCCGGCGCGCCGTGTAAAGTGTCCGGCGGTGGCGTGTCCGAGCGGCCGAAGGAGTACGCCTCGAAAGCGTATGAGGGTTGACGCCCTCCGTGGGTTCAAATCCCACCGCCACCGCCAGCCACGACCCCCGACCGGTATCTCGGTCGGGGGTCTTCTGGTGCGCAGGGCGGCTCGCCTCTCGGCCGGCGCCTCACCGCGGGGAGGGCGCGGGCCTGCCAGCCGGGGACCAGGATGTGCTCCCGTTCCGTCGCGCGCCGTGACGTCCTCTGCGACGGTGCGACTGCTAGGGGCAACGCCGTTCCGCTGATCGCCACTCAGGGCCAAGATCGATAGTGCACATGGGTGGACTATTGGGGGCGAAACGGTCACGATCTAGCTGGTGCGCCATCCCTTGCGCCAGGTGTGACCCACACTCCCCCGAGAGGCATTCATGTCCACGTCCTTCAGGCTCGCGGCCGCGACCGCGGCAGCTCTCGCGGTGGCCGGCTCGGCCACCCCGGCCCTCGCTCTCCAGCCCGCCGGTCCCGGTGCGCCGAACCCCGCTCCCATCCGGGCCATCCGCAACGGCGACGTCATCCCTGACCGTTATGTCGTCATGGTCAAGCCCTCAGCCACGGTGGCAGCCACGATGACCGCCACGCGTTCGGTCACCGCCGTCGCGCAGCGCTCGGGTATCACCCCGGATCGCGTCATGCCCGCGGTCGGGGCCTTCGCCGCCACCATGACCGCCGATCAGGCGCGAACCCTCGCGCGCCAGCCCGGGGTGGCCGGCGTCGTGCCGGACCAGGTCGTGCTCGCCCCCGACGTGGCGGCCCTGACCGCTTCCGTCGTCACGGTCACGGATGCCACCTTCGAGAGCACCGTCATCTCCGGCAGCGCCGGACGCACGGTGATCGTCAACGTCGGGAACCTCATGTCGCCGCAGTGGCAGCGCGCCGACATGGAGCTGCGCAACGTCAACGTCCAGGACAACGGCAGCTGGACCCTCGCCCGCCTCTACGACCGCACCGCGCCTCAGGCAGCGGCCAAGGTCCGGCAGGACTCCGGGGTCACCGGCGACAAGCTCGTGGCCTATCGCGACGGCAAGGTCGCCGGGACCTTCGACATGTCCCGCGCGAGCAGCCGCGCCCTGCGCGCCTGGGTCACCCAGGTGACCGGCGGAGGCGCTCCGACGCCCCGGCCCACGGAGAGCCCGGTGCCGCTGCCGACGCAGCAGCCCACCCCGGTCCCGACCGTGACGCCGACCTCGCTGCCCACCGGATCGCCGACGGCGACCCCGACGCCGACGGCGACGCCGACGCAGCGGCCCACGGCGACGCCGACGCCGACGCCGACGCAGCAGCCCACCGGCGCCCCGACCACTACGCCGACG
Encoded here:
- a CDS encoding S8 family peptidase; its protein translation is MSTSFRLAAATAAALAVAGSATPALALQPAGPGAPNPAPIRAIRNGDVIPDRYVVMVKPSATVAATMTATRSVTAVAQRSGITPDRVMPAVGAFAATMTADQARTLARQPGVAGVVPDQVVLAPDVAALTASVVTVTDATFESTVISGSAGRTVIVNVGNLMSPQWQRADMELRNVNVQDNGSWTLARLYDRTAPQAAAKVRQDSGVTGDKLVAYRDGKVAGTFDMSRASSRALRAWVTQVTGGGAPTPRPTESPVPLPTQQPTPVPTVTPTSLPTGSPTATPTPTATPTQRPTATPTPTPTQQPTGAPTTTPTQQPTGAPTTTPPAPVPPGQGSPQWHLDRVDQRALPLDGSYAPLGTGKGVHIYVIDSGITADHEDFGGRVSDKGFTAIDDGLGTGDCYSHGTHVASTAAGAKYGVAKEATLHSVRIYNCKGESSTSGMVDAINWVATNAELPAVVNASWGGSRMSAIDAAIKKTQGMGITWAAAAGNAGNDACDFFPANAEGVITVAASSPGDKISGFTGHGKCIDLLAPGVDIVAAKNGTKNETMKKSGTSMATPMVSGAAAVYLGLHPQAKPAEVLDWIVSSATKDALSGIKDDTPNRLLYVGR
- a CDS encoding energy-coupling factor ABC transporter ATP-binding protein produces the protein MTPPALAVSRLAFAYPDGRQVLYGVDLTVGAGERVALLGPNGAGKTTLLLHLNGTLGSVSGGVGTGTIHVAGTLLERGTLVEVRRRVGVVFQDPDDQLFMPTVGDDVAFGPHQLGLRGAELDERVQRALRQVGMTDVVDRPPHHLSFGQRRRVAVATVLATEPDVLVLDEPSSNLDPASRRELAEILTGLDVALLMVTHDLPYALQLCPRSVLLDEGRIVADGPTREVLADEELLHAHRLELPYGFDPLSVPGARVR
- a CDS encoding PH domain-containing protein; protein product: MTVTDDPSLPASVQKKYVLEGEKLVMAIHQHPVVVSEPVATALAILAAVVAVDVNVTGSASALVDILWWVWFAAVARAAVLVFDYRQQWIIATDKRIMRTHGFFVRKVAMMPLSKVTDMSYHRSIPGRILGWGTFVMESAGTQQALSTIPFVPNPDDNYRALCAQIFGVDDARVAVADPQGRQEWVDEDGDGVDDRQSAYLVEPGPMSGRFVSVPRRPRAPRNGHDTADLPVVDPVVAARDAEARDLLSGWERFAQRYDEVRATPVDSLEARTAEHPVPVELPPTPGVEQVPHDRDTGTTIYRSGDDPLT
- the upp gene encoding uracil phosphoribosyltransferase; protein product: MQVHVADHPLIKHKLTYLRDERTDSPTFRRLAEELVTLLAYEATREVRTEPFPIRTPVAETTGVKLANPKPVIVPILRAGLGMLEGMVRLLPSAEVGFLGMVRDEETLEVSAYANRLPETLRGRQVFVVDPMLATGHTLVMAFEFLRDLGADDITAVCLLAAPEGIQNVQEAVKDIGIPVTLVVGSVDERLDERGYIVPGLGDAGDRLYGVV
- a CDS encoding amino acid permease, which produces MSLFRTKSIEASIAETTEEEYLLKKNLTALDLTVFGIGVIIGAGIFTLTGRAAANYAGPAIVISFAVAALACGLAALCYAEFASTVPVSGSAYTFSYATLGEIVAWIIGWDLLLEMMLGASVVAQGWSQYFVTFLKHIGITFPESVAPGATFDLAAFLLIMVITALIAYGIKESMRVNLVFVAIKLFIVMFVIVMGLRFINTANYSPFIPPAHATEATSGTLKAPLVQLLFGLNPTTYGWGGILAGASLVFFAYIGFDVVATTAEEARNPQRDLPIGIIGSLIICTILYIAVSLVITGMVHYDQINPKAALASAFESVGQSWAATLISAGAVAGLFTVVMTLMIGSTRVIFAMCRDWLLPASWGKTSPRTGTPVRITLALGLIVALVASLTPIGELEEMVNIGTLSAFVLVCCAVPVLRKRRPDLERSFKVPGSPVLPYLAAITSFYLMLNLPLETWIRFLVWMAIGFVIYFAYSRKHSRLHVMGEAATPSEHIGNPAVGGRYDAHGSTRQD
- a CDS encoding nucleoside deaminase — protein: MTSPPPSTGLPQDGFPVDERWEAWMGHALELARSCGADVPVGACVYAETGSLLGTGLNERERRGDPTAHAEVEALRAAAAAVGTWRLAGCTLVVTLEPCVMCAGALVAARVARVVWGAYDAKAGAVGSVWDVVRDRRALHQVVAVGGVREAECSRLLSDFFGSRRAV
- the cbiQ gene encoding cobalt ECF transporter T component CbiQ; protein product: MREDADATATSLAASPGAPASGGLTAAGLPSGLRRLDPEPVHLDLSGHGHAHGGGAPEEGLVIPGDSVVHRLPAQVKVVALVALAMVVVATPAGGWPVLAADALLLAGVVALARLPWGHVLRRLLVEAPFVAFALVTPLVATGPRVDVLGLSLSRAGLLAGGTLLAKATLGVLAAVVLASTTSPREIVAGLDRLRLPATFVAILSFMVRYLAVVTGDLHRMRVARESRGYVGGRAGHLVAVAGGAGALFVRSYERGERVHQAMLARGYTGRLPSASSARVATAGEWLHGLALPAAAAIPLLTWTVLR
- a CDS encoding energy-coupling factor ABC transporter permease, coding for MHIPDGFLDLTTSAGAAVVAAGAVGVSLRRARTELGETGPALAGLVACFVFAVQMVNFPVGAGTSGHLLGGALAATLVGPWTATLVMTAVLLVQGLVFADGGLTALGANITDMGVVGVLVGYLAVRGALAVLPRRPSCVVPAAAVGGFLSVPAAALAFTLLYAVGGTAPVPLDALATAMLGWHVVIGIGEAVITAAVVGAVVASRPDLIHAARHLAPELVLVDADGTRHVVGADGHAGATAARPRLGARTAAALLGASLVVGGGLSLLASSHPDGLEYVGERLGFGARAHESAVASSPLADYALAWLPGSVWATVLAGVIGVLLTLVVGLGLARLARLAGRTGADA